One genomic segment of Hordeum vulgare subsp. vulgare chromosome 2H, MorexV3_pseudomolecules_assembly, whole genome shotgun sequence includes these proteins:
- the LOC123424837 gene encoding 4-alpha-glucanotransferase DPE2 — MGKNTVTVIFKLPYYTQWGQSLVIAGSAPALGSWSVKQGLSLSPVHQGNALVWCGQVSVAAGFTCEYSYHVVDDHKNVLRWESGEKKKLVVPEGVQDGEVVEVRDWWQDNSEALFLRSAFKNVIFSAADNAKRELQSSSLTKSLDPEDTVVQFIISCPRLASGSTVVVTGSNPAVGNWKAQDGLKLNYVGDSIWKANCVLRKSEFPVKYKYCQVSEAGVTSLEFGPNREVDVDLSSPKPSRYVLLSDGSLREAPWRGAGVAVPMFSIRSNEDLGVGEFLDLKLLVDWAVNSGFHLVQLLPINDTSVHKMWWDSYPYSSLSVFALHPLYLRVQALSDAIPADVKEEISKAKKELDKKDVDYEAALATKLTIAKKIFNLEKDKVLNSAPFKQFLSENEEWLKPYAAFCFLRDFFETSDHSQWGRFSQFSKEKLDKLVAPDALHHDIIRFHYYVQYHLFTQLSEAATYARKNKVILKGDLPIGVDRNSVDTWVYPTLFRMNTATGAPPDYFDKNGQNWGFPTYNWEEMSKDNYGWWRARLTQLSKFFTAYRIDHILGFFRIWELPDHAATGLVGKFRPSIPLSQEELLGDGIWDFDRMSRPYIRQDMLEEKFGSLWTVVAANFLNEYQKHCYEFKEECNTEKKIITKVKTSPEKSLWLEKEDSIRRGLFDLLQNIVLIRDPEDSTKYYPRFNLEDTSSFRDLDEHSKNVLRRLYHDYYFVRQENLWRQNALKTLPVLLNCSDMLACGEDLGLIPACVHPVMQELGLIGLRIQRMPSEPGLEFDIPSNYSYMTVCAPSCHDCSTLRAWWEGDEGTRSRFYKTVIGSDKEAPSRCTPEVVHFIVQQHFDAPSMWAIFPLQDLLALKDKYTARPAAEETINDPTNPKHYWRFRLHVPLESMLEDKDIQATIKELVTSSGRSFPGKTVDKAQPNAKKS, encoded by the exons ATGGGGAAGAACACGGTGACCGTGATCTTCAAGCTGCCGTACTACACGCAATGGGGGCAGAGCCTCGTCATCGCCGGCTCCGCGCCGGCGCTCGGGTCCTGGAGCGTCAAGCAGGGGCTGTCCCTGAGCCCGGTTCACCAGGGGAACGCGCTGGTCTGGTGTGGCCAGGTTTCGGTCGCCGCCGGCTTCACATGTGAGTACAGCTACCATGTGGTGGACGACCACAAGAACGTTCTCAGATGGGAGTCCGGGGAGAAGAAGAAGCTCGTGGTGCCCGAGGGCGTGCAGGACGGCGAAGTCGTCGAGGTCCGCGACTGGTGGCAG GATAATTCTGAAGCTCTTTTCCTTCGAAGTGCATTCAAGAATGTTATCTTCAGCGCAGCTGACAACGCTAAAAGAGAATTGCAGTCTTCTTCCCTCACCAAAAGTTTGGATCCTGAAG ATACTGTCGTGCAATTTATTATCAGTTGTCCTCGGCTAGCATCTGGCTCTACT GTTGTCGTCACAGGAAGTAACCCTGCGGTAGGAAATTGGAAAGCTCAAGATGGCCTCAAGCTCAACTATGTTGGAGATTCCATTTGGAAAGCCAACTGTGTGTTGCGGAAGTCTGAGTTCCCAGTAAA ATATAAGTACTGTCAAGTTAGTGAAGCAGGAGTCACTTCATTGGAGTTCGGCCCAAACAGAGAGGTTGATGTGGACTTATCATCACCCAAGCCATCCAGATACGTCTTATTATCTGATGGCTCCCTCCGG GAAGCACCATGGAGGGGTGCTGGTGTTGCCGTACCAATGTTCTCAATCAGGTCAAATGAGGATCTTGGTGTTGGAGAATTCCTAGATCTTAAACTTCTTGTTGACTGGGCAGTCAACTCGGGTTTTCATCTTGTTCAGCTCCTTCCTATCAATGATACTTCTGTTCATAAGATGTGGTGGGATTCATATCCATATAG CTCACTCTCCGTATTTGCATTGCACCCCTTGTACCTGAGAGTGCAGGCACTTTCCGATGCTATTCCAGCGGATGTTAAG GAAGAGATTTCGAAGGCAAAGAAGGAGTTGGACAAAAAG GACGTCGACTATGAGGCAGCGCTGGCCACGAAACTCACAATTGccaaaaaaatatttaatttaGAAAAGGACAAAGTGCTAAATTCAGCTCCGTTCAAGCAGTTCTTATCTGAAAATGAG GAATGGTTGAAACCATATGCTGCATTTTGCTTTCTTCGGGATTTCTTCGAGACATCAGATCACAGTCAGTGGGGTCGGTTTTCTCAGTTTTCCAAGGAGAAG CTTGACAAGCTAGTCGCGCCAGATGCTTTGCACCATGATATTATACGCTTTCACTACTATGTCCAATATCATCTATTTACACAA TTATCAGAGGCAGctacatatgcaaggaagaacaagGTTATTCTGAAAGGAGATTTACCTATTGGTGTTGATAGGAACAGTGTGGATACTTGGGTATACCCTACACTATTTCGCATGAATACCGCTACTGGTGCACCTCCAGATTACTTTGACAAGAATGGACAAAATTGGGGTTTTCCTACGTATAACTGGGAGGAGATGTCAAAGGATAATTATGGGTGGTGGCGAGCTCGTCTGACACAG CTATCAAAATTCTTCACAGCGTATAGGATAGACCATATTTTGGGTTTCTTTAGGATATGGGAGCTTCCAGACCATGCTGCCACAGGTTTGGTCGGAAAATTTAGACCTTCAATCCCTCTTAGTCAG GAGGAGCTTCTAGGTGATGGTATCTGGGATTTTGATCGGATGAGCCGCCCATATATTCGTCAGGACATGCTGGAG GAGAAGTTTGGATCTCTTTGGACAGTTGTTGCAGCCAACTTTCTGAACGAGTATCAGAAACACTGCTACGAG TTCAAAGAGGAATGCAACACCGAGAAAAAGATTATTACAAAGGTTAAAACCAGTCCTGAAAAATCACTCTGGCTGGAGAAAGAAGACAGTATTCGGCGTGGTCTGTTCGATCTTCTACAG AATATAGTCCTCATCAGAGATCCTGAGGACTCCACAAAGTACTATCCCCGTTTTAACCTGGAGGATACTTCAAGTTTTAGGGATTTAGATGAACATAG CAAAAATGTCCTTAGAAGATTATACCATGACTATTATTTCGTTCGCCAAGAAAATCTGTGGAGACAAAATGCGCTGAAGACTCTGCCTGTTCTATTGAATTGTTCGGATATGTTGGCATGCGGGGAAGATCTTGGTCTTATTCCTGCTTGTGTTCACCCT GTTATGCAAGAACTCGGGTTGATTGGATTGCGTATCCAGAGAATGCCTAGTGAACCAGGCTTGGAATTTGATATCCCGTCCAACTACAGCTATATGACG GTTTGTGCTCCCTCATGTCATGATTGCTCCACATTACGTGCTTGGTGGGAAGGAGATGAAGGGACAAGAAGTCGTTTTTACAAGACCGTAATTGGCAGCGACAAAGAGGCCCCATCTCGTTGCACCCCAGAAGTAGTGCACTTCATTGTTCAGCAGCATTTCGATGCACCATCAATGTGGGCAATCTTTCCGCTACAG